Below is a genomic region from Gillisia sp. Hel_I_86.
GGCAGCAGCGGCCTCACTTCCAGCGTGACCTGCACCAACAACAATTACATCATATATTTCACTAAACATAAACTTCTACTTTTTAAGATTGTTCCACGTGGAACAATTTCATTTTTTCCTCTTCTTTGCTTCTCATACGAGCCGCTTCCTCTTCAGTTTTATCCTTGTAGCCACAAAGGTGCAACACCCCGTGAACTAATACTCGTCGTAATTCGTCCTCAAACTTTACATTAAAGCTTTCGGAATTTTCACGAACGCGCTCGGTACTTATATAAATATCGCCTTGTAAAATCTTGCCTATAGAACAATCAAAAGTGATAATATCTGTATACGTTTCGTGATCTAAATA
It encodes:
- the ybeY gene encoding rRNA maturation RNase YbeY — its product is MNLSKINFYSENEFILQDEAQYVSWIENVIASEGKSLEEISYIFCDDEYLLKINMEYLDHETYTDIITFDCSIGKILQGDIYISTERVRENSESFNVKFEDELRRVLVHGVLHLCGYKDKTEEEAARMRSKEEEKMKLFHVEQS